The following are from one region of the Amycolatopsis sp. QT-25 genome:
- a CDS encoding GAF and ANTAR domain-containing protein, with protein MFVELADTLVDEFDMLEFLNSLVERCVELLDIAAAGVVLSDQKGKLAMAAASSEQARLLELFAVQSDDGPCLDCVRTGLPVSSANLADEGARWPRFVPAARAAGFRAAYAVPMRLRHTVIGSLNMLDTHRDGVDDTSVLLGQALADVATIGLLQQRAIHDGAILSEQLQTALNSRVIIEQAKGVLSAHAGLNMQDAFTTLRDHARSHNLRLSDLARTVADGTAGLNAIRVRTPHPKPRPGPPKGP; from the coding sequence GTGTTCGTGGAACTGGCGGACACGCTCGTCGATGAATTCGACATGTTGGAGTTCCTGAACAGTCTTGTCGAGCGGTGCGTGGAACTGCTGGACATCGCCGCGGCGGGTGTCGTGCTCTCCGACCAGAAGGGCAAGCTGGCCATGGCGGCCGCCTCCTCCGAGCAGGCCCGGCTGCTCGAACTGTTCGCCGTGCAGTCCGATGACGGTCCGTGCCTGGACTGCGTGCGCACCGGCCTGCCGGTCTCGAGTGCGAATCTGGCCGACGAGGGCGCCAGGTGGCCACGGTTCGTGCCCGCTGCCCGCGCGGCCGGCTTCCGGGCGGCCTACGCGGTGCCCATGCGGTTACGCCATACCGTGATCGGGTCGCTGAACATGCTCGACACCCACCGCGACGGGGTTGACGACACCAGTGTGCTGCTCGGCCAAGCCCTTGCCGACGTCGCCACCATCGGCCTGCTGCAGCAGCGAGCGATCCACGACGGCGCGATCCTCTCCGAACAACTGCAGACCGCGCTGAACAGCCGCGTCATCATCGAACAGGCCAAAGGGGTGCTCTCGGCACATGCGGGATTGAACATGCAGGACGCCTTTACCACGCTGCGTGACCATGCCCGCTCGCACAACCTGCGGTTGTCAGACCTCGCCAGAACCGTGGCGGACGGGACAGCCGGCCTCAACGCCATCCGGGTCCGTACACCTCACCCGAAACCACGACCGGGACCCCCCAAAGGTCCCTGA
- a CDS encoding CU044_5270 family protein, with translation MNDLDVLRTALVCDEPPQEVIDRSRHRLQNHLRGASTPRKRIGWLVAGSGTAVAAAVAAVLVLVPGPQAGGPPLAESPDPAAARTVAGQEILLAAAAVAERTPEGTGTYWHVHVTLPEVTYETWVKTDGSRWFRGAKSGNRVIAVVKPNQEKPVSPFSLVGVDLTLEQLRGLPTNPDALTAWIAEALTHSTARTSAGPFTAADREYAAFLSLISLASTLPAPPAVRAAAFRALATYPGVQNLGDQGLLLPDGLRFAVDPATGRVNGTSSFVDMDGALYKVVDSPGAKITAEWVNDLPA, from the coding sequence ATGAATGACCTGGACGTACTGCGCACCGCGTTGGTCTGTGACGAGCCGCCCCAGGAGGTGATCGACCGCAGTCGGCACCGGCTGCAGAACCATTTGCGTGGCGCCTCCACGCCCCGCAAGCGGATCGGGTGGCTGGTCGCCGGATCAGGGACCGCCGTGGCAGCGGCCGTCGCCGCGGTGCTCGTCCTCGTGCCCGGCCCACAGGCCGGCGGCCCCCCGTTGGCGGAGTCACCGGACCCGGCGGCAGCCAGGACGGTCGCCGGCCAGGAGATCCTGCTCGCGGCTGCCGCCGTGGCCGAGCGCACACCCGAGGGGACGGGCACGTACTGGCACGTCCACGTGACGCTCCCGGAAGTCACCTACGAAACTTGGGTCAAGACCGACGGCAGCAGGTGGTTCCGGGGCGCGAAGTCCGGCAACCGGGTCATCGCAGTAGTGAAGCCAAACCAGGAGAAACCGGTCTCGCCGTTCTCGCTGGTCGGCGTCGATCTGACCCTCGAGCAACTGCGTGGCCTGCCCACGAACCCCGACGCCTTGACGGCATGGATCGCCGAGGCACTCACACACTCGACCGCGCGCACGAGTGCGGGCCCGTTCACCGCGGCCGACAGGGAATACGCGGCATTCCTGTCGTTGATCTCGCTGGCCTCGACGCTGCCGGCACCGCCCGCGGTCCGGGCCGCGGCGTTCCGTGCGCTCGCCACGTATCCAGGCGTCCAGAACCTCGGTGACCAAGGTCTGCTGCTTCCCGACGGCCTGCGCTTCGCGGTCGACCCGGCGACCGGCAGGGTCAATGGGACGTCCTCGTTCGTCGACATGGACGGCGCGCTGTACAAGGTAGTCGACTCACCCGGCGCGAAGATCACCGCCGAATGGGTCAACGACCTGCCCGCGTAA
- a CDS encoding DUF5994 family protein: protein MPLNSPVESRVPTVVERLRLKPANSESGFVDGAWWPRSRDLVAEVPELATVLAAWIGPVWRVAFSPAGWTVTVSELIYQGRLIRLEGISSQNIHLVHATGGTMRRVTLLVVPPHADPAAAERALTAASGQNNVTSPELLLGESGALVGQAVSASRDSDVSRWESEGGLGGKASARE, encoded by the coding sequence ATGCCGCTGAATTCACCCGTCGAATCCCGTGTCCCGACGGTTGTCGAACGGCTCAGGCTCAAGCCCGCCAACTCGGAGAGCGGTTTTGTCGACGGCGCCTGGTGGCCGCGGTCGCGTGATCTGGTGGCGGAAGTACCCGAACTCGCCACGGTGCTCGCCGCCTGGATCGGCCCGGTTTGGCGCGTGGCGTTCTCCCCGGCGGGCTGGACGGTCACGGTCAGTGAGCTGATCTACCAAGGCCGCTTGATTCGGCTGGAGGGAATCAGCTCGCAGAACATCCATCTCGTGCACGCGACCGGTGGGACCATGCGCCGGGTCACGCTCCTGGTCGTGCCACCGCACGCGGACCCCGCCGCCGCCGAGCGGGCGTTGACGGCGGCCTCCGGGCAGAACAATGTGACCAGCCCGGAGCTGCTCCTCGGCGAGTCGGGCGCGCTGGTCGGCCAGGCGGTGTCGGCGTCCCGCGACAGCGACGTGTCCCGCTGGGAATCCGAGGGCGGACTCGGTGGCAAGGCTTCCGCGCGGGAGTGA
- a CDS encoding RNA polymerase sigma factor yields MTEAGHRTAEAGVSGAGLSTRLPRDPESFTEVHDRYFALIFRYVAARLGAQAAEDVASETFLVAFDRRSTFDPERGDLRVWLFGIATNLVARHRRQEARRYRALGRIAPAPDAEGHESRVVASVAARRLAPELALALSRLSPGERDVLLLVAIGQLGYEEVASALSISSGTVGSRLSRARKKLNTTLSPEVHDE; encoded by the coding sequence ATGACAGAGGCGGGGCATAGGACAGCTGAGGCAGGTGTGAGCGGGGCCGGCCTGAGCACTCGCTTACCCCGGGATCCGGAGTCGTTCACCGAGGTGCACGACCGCTATTTCGCGCTCATCTTCCGGTATGTGGCGGCTCGTCTGGGTGCTCAGGCCGCGGAGGACGTCGCATCCGAGACGTTTCTGGTCGCGTTCGACCGGCGGAGCACTTTCGACCCCGAACGTGGTGACCTGCGGGTCTGGTTGTTCGGCATCGCCACGAACCTGGTGGCCAGGCACCGCCGCCAGGAGGCGCGCCGCTATCGGGCACTGGGCCGGATCGCTCCCGCTCCGGACGCCGAGGGACACGAGAGTCGAGTAGTCGCTTCCGTGGCCGCGCGGCGACTGGCTCCGGAACTCGCGCTGGCGTTGTCTCGGCTGTCGCCGGGAGAACGTGACGTGCTGCTGCTCGTAGCGATCGGGCAGCTCGGCTATGAGGAAGTCGCCTCGGCGCTCAGCATCTCCTCGGGCACCGTCGGCTCCCGGCTCAGCCGGGCCCGCAAGAAGCTCAACACCACTCTTTCCCCGGAGGTTCACGATGAATGA